The following nucleotide sequence is from Salinigranum halophilum.
GGGCTCGTCGCCCGCGCTACTCGCCGAAGCCCTCGTGGTCCATGTTCGGGACCTCCTCCTCGAGCCACTCTTGGAACCACTTCACCCGGGTGAGCCGCTGGTGGACGAGGCTCTCGGCGGTGTCGGACTCGACCCGTCGGGACGCGTCCTTGCCGCGTTCGAGGACCCGCTGGACCATCTCGGCAGCGTCCATGTGGGTCCGCGCCTCGTAGCCCATCCGCAGGAGCATCAACGCGGTGCCGTTGGCACCGACCTTGTCGATGATGTCGGCCTCGATGAGACAGCGCGTCTCCAGTGAGACGTCCGAGAGCGGCCCCTGATAGGAGTGTTCGGAGACGACCTGACACACCTGTTCGATGAGCGACTGTGTGAAGTCTCCGTGTGTCGTGAGGTACTCGCGGGCGACACGCGCACCCTCCTCGGCGTGGACCTCCTGGTCGGCTTCGAGTTTGGCGATGTCGTGAAACAGCGCGGCGATGGTGACCACGTCCACGTCAGCGCCCTCGCGTTCGGCGATGTGCACGGCGAGGTCGACCACGTTGAGGATGTGGTTGTAGCGGTACTCCGCACTGTGCCAGGGGTACCACCGCATGCGCCCGCCGTCGTCCTCGTTCTCGACGCTCGCGTCGAGGTAGTCGTACACGAACGCCTTCATCTCCTCGAACGCGTTCTCCGAGACGGGCGACTCTTGGATCTCAACGCCCACGGCAACACCTCCCGCTCCGGAATCGTCTCTGATAGTTCATTACATCGCAAAACGGTTCTTCCGCTCTTAGGCGTTACGACGGTTTCGACGCAGCGTGTCGCGGAGATATGAGCGACGTGGGTAAGTCCGTGCCCCCCGTCCGTCCCGGTATGACCGACGCGTTGTACCTGGCCGAGACGCGACAGCGGACGTTCGAGGCACACGTCGAACGCGCACTCGACGACCGGGTCGTGCTCGACCGGACCTGCTTCTACCCGACTGGCGGCGGCCAGCCGTCTGACACCGGTGTCCTCCGAGACCCCGTCACGGAGACCACCTGGCGGGTCACTGGCGTCGAGAAACGCGACACGATTCACCACATGGTCGACGGGAACCCGCCCACGGCCGGGACGTCGCTCGTGGGCGAACTCGACTGGGAGCGTCGGTACGCACACATGCGCTATCACACGGCTCAACACCTCCTCTCGGCGGTGTTGCTCGAAGCGTTCGACGCCGAGACGACCGGTAACCAGCTGTACGCCGACCACGCCCACCTCGACTGTGCGTACCCGCGGTTCTCGGCCACCGACCTCGCGGACATCGAGGCGCGGCTGAACGACCTCGTCGCCGCGGACCTCCCTGTCGAATGGTACGTCCTCGACCGCGGCGAAGCCGAGCGACGGCTCGACCCGGAGCGGACGCGCCTGCACCTGCTCCCCGACTCCATCACCGAGGTCCGCATCGTCGAGGTCGTCGGGCCGGACGGAACGGCGTACGACCGGACCGCGTGTGCGGGGACTCACGTCGCGTCGACGGGTGCAATCGGGTCCGTCGAGGTCGTCGGCCGGGAGACGAAGGGTACCGGCGAAGAGCGCATCGAGTTCGTCCTCTCGTAGCACCGCCGCCCGGTTTCCCGTCAAAACGTCATCTCGTACTGTCAGATAGAAACCGCACGACTGCGCAGTGGAGGTCCGTTCCGTCTGGTGGTTTTATTAACCTTGGCAGTGTGAGGGGTGGTATGGTCCGTGAAGACGGCAAGCGGAACTTCGTGCTCCGCGAAGAGGACGGTACCGAAGACAGCGTGTTCAGCGGTCGAACGCCCCGACAGGCGGCACTCAAAGCGGCCCGCCGACTCCATCCCGCGCCGAGCGAGGACGAGGTCGACGACAAGGCCGTCTTGCGACTTCGCGAGCGCGGGACCGACAAGGTCCACATCTACCACGGCTGGGCCTGGAAGGAGGAGGCGCCCGACGACGCGCCCGACTGGATGCCCGAAGTCATCACCAAGGCGAACGTCTCCAAGCAGGGTATCGAACACCTCGACGAGTGAGACTCGCCCGCTGACGCGTCCGCTCGGCGTCCGTGGACTGTCGGGTGTCGGCCTCGCGACGTCGCTCGTCGGACGGAAGCGAACGCTCACGCGCGCTCCCGCTTGCTCGTCTTCTCTCGGTCTCGTCCAGTCCGTTCGTTCGCGGCGTCTCGCGCCCACAGAGCCTTGACCCTCTCGGCCCAACCGACCCGTATGCCCAGTGGACCTGCCCTCGCCGAGTTCCTCGCGGGCCACGACTCGCTTGCGGTCGTCTGTCACAACAACCCCGACCCCGACAGCCTCGCCAGCGCCATGGCGCTCGAGGTAATCGCTCACGACGCGGGACTCACGGACGTCGACGTGCTGTACAGCGGTTCGATCTCCCACCAGCAGAACCGGGCGTTCGTGAACCTCCTCGACCTCGACCTGACGCGCTTCGCCGTCGGCGACCTCGATACAGCCGACCTCGTCGCGTTCGTCGACCACTCTCGCCCCGGAGCGAACAACGAGGTGCCCCAGGAGACGTCGGTGGACATCGTCATCGACCACCACACAGCCGACGGTGTCGACGCGTCCTACGTCGACCACCGGGAGGCCATCGGTGCGACGGCGACCATCATGACGGAGTATCTCTCGGAACTCGACCTCCTGACGTCGGAGGCGCTCGCGACGGCGCTCATGTTCGCCATCCGGCGCGAGACGCTGACGTTCCTCCGGGGGGCGACGAGCGCCGAGTTCGCGGCCGCGGAACGGCTCCACGGCCACCTCGATACCGAACTGTTGCGCCGACTCGCCCACCCCGCGGTCAGCGAGTCGACGGTCGACGCCATCAGCGACGCCATCGACAACCGGACGGTCCGCGGGTCGACGCTCCTCAGCCACACCGGGTGGACGACAGAGCGCGACGCCATCCCGCAGGCCGCAGACTACCTCTCGGAGGTCGAGGGCGTTCAGACCTGCATCGTCTTCGGCCTCATCGACGACAGCGTCGAACTCAGCGCCCGTTCGACCGACTCGCGCGTCCACGTCGGCAACGTCCTCGACGAGGCGTTCTCCGACGTGGGAAGCGCCGGCGGCCACCGCCAGATGGCCGGCGGGCACGTCCCGCTCGGTCTGTTCGCCGACCTCGCCAGCGACGGTGGCGACGAGGAGTTGGTCGAGATGGTCGAGCGAATCGTCTCCCGGCGACTCAGCAGACGGCTCAACCTCTCCTCGCGAGAGGAAGCGGACACAGAGTAGCCACGGACGACGCCGCGCGTGTCACGTGTCGGCCGGACTGCTCACCGGATGAGGGTCACTGGGACGGGAATCCGGTCGACGACCCGTTCGGCGACGCTGCCGACGAAGAACCGCTCGAGGAAGTCTCGGCTGTGACTCCCGAGGACGACGTGGTCGATGTCGTGGTCGTCGACGTACTCGAGAATCTCCTGCCAGGGTCGACCCCGCTCGACGACCGTCGTCAACGGGGCGTCGAACTCGGCAGCGATCGACTCGGCCTCCTCGAGCAGGTCCTCGCCCTCCTTTTCACGTTGCTCGTAGATCTCGCCGAGCTTCACGCCCACGTACCGCTCCGGCTGGTACGTGACGCTCGTGTCGACGACGAACAGCGCCGTCACCTCCGCTTCCGGAAAGCGCTCGTAGGCGAACCGGAGCGCTTCGACCGCGAGCTTCGAACCGTCGAACGGAACCAGAACGCCCGTCATGCAGAGTATCTCACTCCCCATGCCATTAAACATCGGCTCGATTTCGGCAGGGTTTTATGTACTATCTTGTGGTGTGTGTACATATGTCAGAGTTTGGTGCACTATCACTCGTCCCGCCGCTGTTGGCTATCGTGCTCGCGATCGTCACGAGGAAAGCAGTCCTGTCGCTGTTCGTCGGCATCTGGGCCGGGGGTATCATCCTCACCGGTGGGGTCGGCCTCGGACAGACCTTCGACTGGATCGCAGCGGCGATCGGTGAGAGCGTGTTTCACGCGCAGATAATCGTCTTCACGCTGCTGCTCGGCTCGTCGGTCGCGATGATCTGGCGGTTGGGAGGGTCACACGCCGTTCGGGACTTCGCCATCGAACGAATCGACACCAAGCGCAAGGCTGGTGCCGCGGCGTGGATACTCGGTGTGGTCCTGTTCTTCGACGATTACGCGAACACCGCGGTCGTCGGGAGTACGATGAAAGACGTCTCGGACCACCTGAACATCTCCCGCGAGAAGCTCTCGTACCTGGTCGACTCGACCGCCGCGCCGGTCGCGACGCTGGCGATCTCCTCGTGGGTGGCCTTCCAGCTGTCGATGATCGAGTCGGGCTACGCAGCGACCGACCTGGCCGAGAGCGAGATTCCGGACTCGTTCGGGGTCTTCCTGCAGTCGATCCCCTACAACATGTACGCGATTCTGGCCATCGCCATGGTCGGCATCATCGTGCTCAGTCAGCGAGACTACGGCGAGATGCTCACCGCCGAACACCGCGCCGCCGAAACCGGCAAGGTGACTCGTGACGACGCCCGGCCGATGCAGGACGTCGAGGCCGAACTCGGGAAGCCGAACATCGACGACCCGCGACTGGTGTCGTTCTTCCTGCCCATCGTGGTGCTCATCTCGGTCACGATCGGCTCGGCGCTGTACACCGGGTACGAACCGGGCGCGTCGCTGTACGACGTCGTCACCGGTGCCGACTACGCGGTGGCGCTCATCTTCGGCTCGTTCGCGATGGTCGTCTCGACGTACGCACTCGGCTACGTCTACAACATCCTCTCGCTGAGCGAGAGCGTCGACACGACCATCGACGGCTTCGGCATCATGCTGACCGCGGTGACGATTCTCGTCCTCGCGTGGAGCATCGGCAACGTCGTCGCGCCCGTCGAAGACGGGGGACTCGGCACGGGCGCGTACATCGCAACGCTGGTCGAGCAGTTCCTGTCTCCCGAGATTCTGCCGGTCGCTGTGTTGTTCACCGCCGCGTTCATCGCCTTCTCGACCGGGAGTTCCTGGGGTACGATGGCGATCGTGACCCCGATCGCCGTTCCGGTGGCGTGGAACCTCACCGGCAGCCACACCATGGTCGCGGCCATCGTCGGCATGGTGTTTTCGGGTGCCATCTTCGGCGACCACTCCTCGCCCATCTCCGACACGACGGTGCTGTCGTCGACTTTCACCGGCGCCGACCTCATCGACCACGTCCGCACGCAGTTTTACTACGCGACGACAGTCGCCATCGTGGCGCTCGTGTTGATGCTCGTGTGGGGGTACACCCGTATCACGCCGTTCGCCCTGCTCGCGGTCGGCGTCGTGTCGCTGGTCGGACTCGTCTACGGCCTCTCGGAGTTCGACGCGAACCGGCGTGGCATCGACCCGAAGTCCACCACCGAACCACCCGAGGCCGCACCGGCCGACGACTGACCGGGAAGTCGTCGGTTGCCCGCACGGACATAGCGTCGACTCGGACGAGGGGACGGAGACTCGATCTCGTGGCGTGACCGTTCGCTCGTCGTCTGGACTCGACTCCGGGACGGATACCTCTCGCTCACGTACCTTCGGGAGAAGATAGTCCCGGGCGGATTCGAACCGCCGTCAATGGCTGGCTTCCACGCCTGGTCAACTCCAGTAGCGTGTCCAAAGGCCATTATGATTGGCCACTACACCACGGGACTGCACTCACTCTTTGCGATAGACACCGACGGTCATATGCTCTACGATGTACGGCACCGTCACCGCCTGTTCCGGATGCGAGTGTGCGATTGAACGGTACTCTCGCTTATACAATAGACTTACCCTTTGAAACGAGTGACGCTGCTAGTATCACTCTCAACGAGGCAGTGACAACTTCGACAGAGTGAGACGAGGTTTGTAAGTGTGTGTGCCTCCTCGGGGTTCTCAAACTCACGGACTGGTTTGATGTGGTGGACATCGGGGTTCTGTTCTAACTCGTCGGCCGTCTTCTCACAACGAACACAGCGATAGTCGTCACGTTCTAGGGCTTCGCGGCGTGCCTTCCACCAGCCAGTGCCGTAATCGAGAGAACCACCCTTCGACTGGTGATGATTCTCTCCGACGATGTTTTCCGACAACCACTGCCCGTAACAGGCCGACGAACAGAACACTCCGTAGGAATTCCTCGCTCTCCTCCATTCCTGAATACGGAGGACGGAGCCACACTGCTCGCAGTTGGTGGTTATCCGCGCTGGACGTGCTGGGTTTTAGCCAAGAGGCCGACTGCCTGCTTGACACATCTCGAACAGTAGACCCCCCGTTTGTTCGA
It contains:
- a CDS encoding HD domain-containing protein: MGVEIQESPVSENAFEEMKAFVYDYLDASVENEDDGGRMRWYPWHSAEYRYNHILNVVDLAVHIAEREGADVDVVTIAALFHDIAKLEADQEVHAEEGARVAREYLTTHGDFTQSLIEQVCQVVSEHSYQGPLSDVSLETRCLIEADIIDKVGANGTALMLLRMGYEARTHMDAAEMVQRVLERGKDASRRVESDTAESLVHQRLTRVKWFQEWLEEEVPNMDHEGFGE
- a CDS encoding alanyl-tRNA editing protein, yielding MTDALYLAETRQRTFEAHVERALDDRVVLDRTCFYPTGGGQPSDTGVLRDPVTETTWRVTGVEKRDTIHHMVDGNPPTAGTSLVGELDWERRYAHMRYHTAQHLLSAVLLEAFDAETTGNQLYADHAHLDCAYPRFSATDLADIEARLNDLVAADLPVEWYVLDRGEAERRLDPERTRLHLLPDSITEVRIVEVVGPDGTAYDRTACAGTHVASTGAIGSVEVVGRETKGTGEERIEFVLS
- a CDS encoding non-histone chromosomal MC1 family protein encodes the protein MVREDGKRNFVLREEDGTEDSVFSGRTPRQAALKAARRLHPAPSEDEVDDKAVLRLRERGTDKVHIYHGWAWKEEAPDDAPDWMPEVITKANVSKQGIEHLDE
- a CDS encoding DHH family phosphoesterase, which produces MPSGPALAEFLAGHDSLAVVCHNNPDPDSLASAMALEVIAHDAGLTDVDVLYSGSISHQQNRAFVNLLDLDLTRFAVGDLDTADLVAFVDHSRPGANNEVPQETSVDIVIDHHTADGVDASYVDHREAIGATATIMTEYLSELDLLTSEALATALMFAIRRETLTFLRGATSAEFAAAERLHGHLDTELLRRLAHPAVSESTVDAISDAIDNRTVRGSTLLSHTGWTTERDAIPQAADYLSEVEGVQTCIVFGLIDDSVELSARSTDSRVHVGNVLDEAFSDVGSAGGHRQMAGGHVPLGLFADLASDGGDEELVEMVERIVSRRLSRRLNLSSREEADTE
- a CDS encoding universal stress protein, which codes for MTGVLVPFDGSKLAVEALRFAYERFPEAEVTALFVVDTSVTYQPERYVGVKLGEIYEQREKEGEDLLEEAESIAAEFDAPLTTVVERGRPWQEILEYVDDHDIDHVVLGSHSRDFLERFFVGSVAERVVDRIPVPVTLIR
- a CDS encoding Na+/H+ antiporter NhaC family protein, whose amino-acid sequence is MSEFGALSLVPPLLAIVLAIVTRKAVLSLFVGIWAGGIILTGGVGLGQTFDWIAAAIGESVFHAQIIVFTLLLGSSVAMIWRLGGSHAVRDFAIERIDTKRKAGAAAWILGVVLFFDDYANTAVVGSTMKDVSDHLNISREKLSYLVDSTAAPVATLAISSWVAFQLSMIESGYAATDLAESEIPDSFGVFLQSIPYNMYAILAIAMVGIIVLSQRDYGEMLTAEHRAAETGKVTRDDARPMQDVEAELGKPNIDDPRLVSFFLPIVVLISVTIGSALYTGYEPGASLYDVVTGADYAVALIFGSFAMVVSTYALGYVYNILSLSESVDTTIDGFGIMLTAVTILVLAWSIGNVVAPVEDGGLGTGAYIATLVEQFLSPEILPVAVLFTAAFIAFSTGSSWGTMAIVTPIAVPVAWNLTGSHTMVAAIVGMVFSGAIFGDHSSPISDTTVLSSTFTGADLIDHVRTQFYYATTVAIVALVLMLVWGYTRITPFALLAVGVVSLVGLVYGLSEFDANRRGIDPKSTTEPPEAAPADD
- a CDS encoding HNH endonuclease, which produces MFCSSACYGQWLSENIVGENHHQSKGGSLDYGTGWWKARREALERDDYRCVRCEKTADELEQNPDVHHIKPVREFENPEEAHTLTNLVSLCRSCHCLVESDTSSVTRFKG